GCGACATCGAGTCGGAGAAGCTGCAGGAGGAAGACCCGCTGGTGGGACTCGCCCGGCAGCTCCTGAAGGAGATCGGAGAGGATCCCGACCGCGACGGGCTCCGCGACACGCCGACGCGGTTCGCCCGCTGGTGGCGTGAGTTCATCAACTACGAAGCGGGGTCGGTCGGGACTCTGTTCGAGTCGGTCGGCACCCAGCAGCTTGTGGTCGTCTCGGACATACAGGTCTGGTCCCTCTGCGAACACCACCTGCTGCCGTTCAACTGCTCGGTGACGATCGCTTACCGGCCGACCGACCGGCTCCTCGGTCTGTCGAAGTTCGCCCGGATTGCCCACCGGCACGCGCACAAGCTCCAGGTCCAGGAGCGCTTGGTCTCCGAGATCGCCGAGGACATCGCCATGCTCAGCGGGACGGAGGACGTGGCCGTCATCGCCAAGGGCGAGCACCTGTGCATGACGATGCGCGGCATCAAGGCGGCGGCGGAGATGACCTCGACGGCGTACCGCGGCGCCTTCAGCGAGAACGCCGAACTGCGGGGCGAGCTGTTCAACCTGCTGCGTTCCTGAAGCCGACCCGCCCCCGAAACCCATCCGAGGCCGCTGCCACGGCCCCGCATGCCGATCCGGTGTCGTGGCAGCGGCCCCGAGGAGCATGTGCCATGAAAACATCTTTGGTGTCAGGCATCAGCCGGATCTCCCCCCGGCCCTCGCAGCGGGAGACGCCGGTGACCCTGCACCGCCAGCCGACCGCCGCCGGTGAGTCGATCGGACAGGGCGTCCCGGAGGGCTTCCGCCCGGGCTGGGCCGACAGCGAGGGAACAGGGGTCGCGCCCTTCGGTCGGCGACTGCGCGACCTGCGGTTGCAGGTCGGACTGTCCCAGACGCAGCTGGCACGCTCCAGTACGCTCAGCGTACGGGCCATACGCGACCTGGAGAACGGGAGGGTGCGGCACCCGCGGGCGGACTCCCTGCGCCTCCTCGCCGACGCCCTCGGCCTCAGCACCCTCCAGATGAGCCGGCTGGCGAACGACCATGCGCCCGGCTTCCCGGCGGAGGAGGCCGAGCCAGCCGTGAGCGGTCCGTTCCTCGGCCGAGACCAGGAGTTGGCGGCGCTGACGACCATGCTCGGCGCCGAACGCCACCGCCTGGTCACGATCACCGGCATCGAGGGCGTCGGCAAGACACGGCTCGCGCGGGAGGTGGCGCACGCGCTCAAGACTGCCGAGCACACGGCCGTCTTCTGGCTGCCCCTCCACGACGACCTGCGCAGCGACGGACGGGCACCGACGGGGACGCCGTCGCCGCCCAGGTGGTTGCGTGGAGCCGCGCGCTTCGGACCCGACAGCCGCCGGCGCCTCGCCGAGACCGTCGGGGAGGCGGACGGCCTGCTTGTCCTCGACGGTGCGTGTCCCGAGGACGAGGCGGCGGACGTCGCGGCCGAACTTCTGGCCGTGTGCCCCCGGCTGCGGATCATCGTCACGACGAGGAACCACGTCGGCATGCCCCTCGACACGATCTTCCCCCTCGCACCACTCCAGGTCCCCGCGTACGACACGGAGTGGGCGGACCTCGAGAAAGTGGCGTCGGTGGCGCTGTTGCTCACCCAGGCCAAGCGGTTCCAGCCGTCCTTCCGTCCCGACCCCCAGGTGCTCACCAACGTGGCCCGGATCTGCCGCGCGCTCGACGGCCTCCCCGCCGCACTCGAGTCCGCCGCCCACTGGAGTCTGATCTACTCCCTGCGGCAGCTCGCCCACCAACTCACCACCGAGCCGCTCGCCCTCGCGCGCCGACCCCGCAGCGGCCCCCAGCAGTCCGATGCCTACGCGTCGATCCACCACACGATCGCCACGCTGAATAGCCGCCAGCGCGAACTGCTCTCGGTCATGTCTGGGAGAACGTCCCGCACCAGGGACGGTTACTGGTCGGTGCAGGAGGTGGCGGACACGATGGGCCTGACCGCTGCGGAATGCGCCGACGACATCTACCACCTCCTCATCTTCGGCATCCTCCGCCGCGTCGAACATGACGACGTGGCGATGTTCCGGGTGCTCAATATCGTCAGCATCGCCGGACAGCGGGCAGCCGCCTGAACTGGCAACCACAGGAAGGACGAAACAGTGCGACTGTGCACTCTCCGCACCGAGACCGGTGAAGACGTCGGCGTTTCGGTACCCGGCGGGATCGCCGGACTGAGCCTCGTCAACGCGACTGCCGGCACCCACTACGGCCCCACCCTGCTGGACGTCATCCGAAAGGGCGAGGCCGCCGCCCTCGCGGCGACGATCGCCTCCCTGCCCGACCTTGAGGTGCCGGACGTCCTGGCCGGCCCGGACTTCGGACCGCTGTACCAGTACCCGCCAAAGCTGTGGGGCGTCGGCCTGAACTACCGGCGCCACGCCGACGACCTGGGAGTGCGCCAGCCCAACGACGCCCCCGGGTCCTACCTGCGTCCGCCGTCCACGGTCATCGGCTACGGCGACGACATCCTGCTGCCCAGCCAGTCGCAGCGCGTGACGGCCGAAGCCGAACTCGGCGTGGTCATCGGCACGACCTGCCGCGACGTGGCACCCGAGAACGCCCCGTCCGTCATCTTCGGCTACACGACCGTCCTGGACATGACCGCCGAAGACGTGATACGCATCAACCCCCGGCACATCCCCTGGGCGAAGGCCTTCGACACCTTCTGCAGCATCGGTCCCTGGGTCGTCACCCCAGACGAGATCCCGGACCTGTCGGCCGTGCGCATCTCCACCGTCGTCAACGGGGAGACGATCGCCTCCAACCAGGTATCCTCCATGATGTACGACCCCTACTGGCTGGTCGGCTACTTCTCCGGCGGCATGGTCCTCGAAGCCGGCACCGTGATCGCCACGGGAACCCCCGGTGCGGGCGTCATCGAGGACGGGGACACCGTGGAAGCCCGCGTCGAAGGCGTCGGCGACCTGCGCAACACCGTCCGGCTCGCGCGGCCGCGCCCCGTTGCCCACTCCTGAGCACGGCCGACGGGCTCAACCGGCGGACGCGGCCACCGCGTCCGGACGGTCAGTCAGGAAGTCGAGCACCAGCGGGCCAGCGACGGCTCGGAACTCCTCGAAGTAGGCGTGCCGGGCGCCCGAGATCAACCGCATCCGCGCGAACGGGATGCGGCCGGCGAGCAACGGGGCGTTGGCCGTTGGGTTCAGCCGGTCGTCCGTGCCGTGCATCACCAGCGTCGGCGCCGTGATCGCCGGCAGCAGCGGCCAGCCGTCGTGGCCGTCGCTGGCGCGACGATGCCCTCGCCGTGCGTGCGCCGGCATCGTCGGGTCGCCCAGCGTGGAGTGCGGACCGGGGTGCGCGGCCAGATAGGCCGGCGTGTACATCAGCTCCTCCACGGCCCGCCGGGAGGCGGCCTGGTCCGACTGGGCCAGCGACCTTCGTACGTTGGCGTCCCGCTCGATCCCGTGCTCTCCGCCGGGCGAGGTGCAGCCCAGCACCAGCGCGCGCACCCGCCGCGCGTGCCGTGCGGCTAGCCACTGCGCGACCCGTCCGCCCATAGAGGTGCCGTACACGTCGGCGCGGTCGATTCCGAGGTCGTCCAGCACCGCCACGACGTCCTCGGCGAACGTCTTGGTGCTGTAGCCCCGGGCTGGCCGGTCGCTGTCCCCGGTGCCCCGGTAGTCGATCGTGACCGTCGTGCGGACGTCGCAGAAGTCCTCGCGGACGGCGTCCCACCAGTGGTGGTTGTTGGCCTGGCCCGCCAGCAGCACCAGCGGCGGGCCGACCCCGGTGCACTGGTAGGCGATGCGCACGCCGTCGCGGCCCTGCGCTGTCGAGGAGACCGTCATGCGCTCCGCTCCTTCCTCAGCTCACGTACCGCATCGAGGAACGCGTCGTTCTCCTCGGGAGTTCCAACGCTGACGCGCAACCACCCGGGAATGCCGTTGTCCCGCACCTGGACGCCCCGGTCGAGGATGCTCCGCCAAACCGTGTGCGCGTCCGCAAACCGACCGAACTGGACGAAGTTGGCATCCGAGGGGACCACCTCGTACCCGGCGGCCCGCAGTTCGTCCATCAGCCGGTCACGCTCCGCCTTCAGCCGTTCGACGTTCTCCAGCAGGGCGTCGGTGTGCTCCAGGGCGGCGACAGCCATCGCCTGGGTGACCGCGGAGAGGTGGTACGGCAGTCGGACGAGCTGGACCGCGTCCACCACCGCCGTGTGGGCGGCGAGGTAGCCGAGGCGCAGTCCGGCCACGCCGAAGGCCTTCGACATCGTCCGCGAGACGACGAGATGCGGCCGGCCGTCGAGCAGCGGCAGCACCGAGGCGCCCTTGGAGAACTCGACGTAGGCCTCGTCCACGACGACAATGGAGGGTTTCGCCGCCTGCGCGGCCTCGTACAGGGCGAGGACGGTCTCGCGCGGAACCGCGTTGCCGGTCGGGTTGTTGGGGGTGGTGACAAAGACGACCTCCGGGCGGTGCTCCGCGATCGCCCGCTCGGCCGCGGGCAGGTCGATGGCGAAGTCCTCGGCCCGCGGACCGGAGATCCAGCCCGTGCCGGTACTGCGGGCGATCAGGGTGTGCATCGAGTAGGAGGGCTCGAAGCCGATCGCCGTGCGGCCGGGACCGCCGAAGGCCTGAAGCACCTGCTGGATGACCTCGTTGGACCGTTGGCCGCCCAGACGTTCCCCGTGTCGACCGGGTGGCCCCCAATCCTGGTCAGGTAGGCGGCCAGCCCGGTGCGCAGCGCCACGGCATCCCGGTCCGGGTAGCGGTTCAGGCCCGGGACTGTCTCCCGCACCAGTTCGGCGATCCTGTCGACCAGGGGTCCAGTCAGCGGGTAGGGGTTCTCGTTGGTGTTGAGCCGCACCGGCACGTCCAAACGGGGCGCGCCGTAGGGCGACCTACCACGCAGTTCGGGGCGGACGGGGAGATCGTCGATTCCCGTGTTCACCTACTCGTCGGTACCTTCCAGCCGGACCGCTCCTCGATCGCCGCATTGTCCATGTGTGGCCGGCGAACACCGGCCGTGCCCGAGCGGTCGCGGCGGCCCTTGCACAACCCCTCGCCCGTGGCACGCAGTGCGGTCGCCCGTTCGGAGCCGGGCTCCGGGGCGCTGTCCGGAACGGTCGAGGCACAGCGGATGGCCGGACCGCGGTCCGCCGGAGTGTCGGGGCGTCGTCGTTGCGGACGAGACCGGAGCCGCACCCTTCCTTGCATGGGCGGGCGGCCCGGAGAACAGGGGGACAGGTTCGTGGTGACCGAATCCCAGATCGTGTACGGCGGTCTTGTACCTGCGTCCGTTCCTGCTGTTGGCTGGGTCGATCAGCAGGATCACGGGGTCTCTTGGCTCCACAGGAACTTATCTCCTGTCAGGCGTGGTAGCGGTGGGGCGGGCGAGTGAGGGCGGGCAGTTCAGCGTGCGGTCATGGCGTGGGCGGCTTGAAGCACCGTGTCCTCGGCGGGGTGGACGCGGTCGATGTCGGCGACCGCGGCCATGAGGTCGAAGACGTCGACGTTGGCGGTTTCGGCGCATCGGCTGATGAGGGGGAAGAAGCTTGAGTGCGTTCGGGTGATGCCGCCGACGAGCTGGTAGGTGCGGTCGTCGTGCAGGCGTTCCAGGGGGCGGACGACGGCCTCGCTCAGTTCGGCGAGGGCGCGGAAGTCGTACGTGCTGTGGTCTCCCTGGGCGTAGAGGGTGGCCGCGAACGCTTCGGTGACGGTGTTGCCGGCTCCGCGGCCGATGCCGTCGAGCGTGGTGTCCACGAAGCGTGCTCCGCTTGTCGCCGCCGCGAGGGAGTTGGCGTTGGCCAGGCTAAGGTTGTCGTGTCCGTGGAAGCCGAGGGGGGCCGTCGCGGACTGGCCGACCTTCTCGAACAGTTCGGTGACCTGGGAGGGCAGGTAGCCGCCGACCGAGTCCACGAGGTAGACGACGTCGGCGCCGTATTCCTCGCACTGTCGGACCGCTTCCGCGACGCCGTCGGCGTCGAGGACGTTCGTTTTCATGAGGTTGGTGAACGCGGTGATGCCGAGCTCTTTGGCGAGTGCGACGAATTGCCTGGCGGCTGCGACGGCGTTGATGTCCACGCCGATGCGGACGAACTGCATGCCGGCGGCCACGGCCTGCCGGAGGTGATCCGGATCGGCGATGCCCGGGATGCAGAACATGCCCCAGCTCGCGGTGGTCAGCGTGTGGGAGGCGATGTCGAAGCACCGGGCGTCGGAGACGAGGGTGGGGTGAGGCGTGCGTTCGGCGGCGTTGAGGCCCAGGCCGTGGCCCAACTCGATGAAGCGGACGCCTGATTCTTCGAGACCGCTCAGGACCTTCCTGATCGTGTCTTCGGTGAACTGGAAGTCCACGGAGTAACTGCCGTCGCGGAGTGTGCAGTCCAGTATGTCGACGTCGGGTGACCGCTGGTCCTCGGCGACCGTCAGCGCTGTCTTTGGCATTGAACACCTCAAGCGGCGGAGTATGGGCGTGAACAGGTGTCTCGACATTAGCCAGGAAATGCACGCACACCAGCGGCAGAAACCCGGCAGAACAGCGGGTGTTTCGTGGGCCCACTGCCTTCCCGGGGCGGCGAAGAGGGGGAGTGTAAAAACTAACGGCTCTGTCTCACATCCGGTGGTAACTCCTAGTAATGTCGAATGCGCAAAGTAATAACCGCAGGTCGATC
This sequence is a window from Streptomyces sp. NBC_01217. Protein-coding genes within it:
- the folE gene encoding GTP cyclohydrolase I — encoded protein: MATTWVQEGDIESEKLQEEDPLVGLARQLLKEIGEDPDRDGLRDTPTRFARWWREFINYEAGSVGTLFESVGTQQLVVVSDIQVWSLCEHHLLPFNCSVTIAYRPTDRLLGLSKFARIAHRHAHKLQVQERLVSEIAEDIAMLSGTEDVAVIAKGEHLCMTMRGIKAAAEMTSTAYRGAFSENAELRGELFNLLRS
- a CDS encoding helix-turn-helix domain-containing protein produces the protein MKTSLVSGISRISPRPSQRETPVTLHRQPTAAGESIGQGVPEGFRPGWADSEGTGVAPFGRRLRDLRLQVGLSQTQLARSSTLSVRAIRDLENGRVRHPRADSLRLLADALGLSTLQMSRLANDHAPGFPAEEAEPAVSGPFLGRDQELAALTTMLGAERHRLVTITGIEGVGKTRLAREVAHALKTAEHTAVFWLPLHDDLRSDGRAPTGTPSPPRWLRGAARFGPDSRRRLAETVGEADGLLVLDGACPEDEAADVAAELLAVCPRLRIIVTTRNHVGMPLDTIFPLAPLQVPAYDTEWADLEKVASVALLLTQAKRFQPSFRPDPQVLTNVARICRALDGLPAALESAAHWSLIYSLRQLAHQLTTEPLALARRPRSGPQQSDAYASIHHTIATLNSRQRELLSVMSGRTSRTRDGYWSVQEVADTMGLTAAECADDIYHLLIFGILRRVEHDDVAMFRVLNIVSIAGQRAAA
- a CDS encoding fumarylacetoacetate hydrolase family protein, which translates into the protein MRLCTLRTETGEDVGVSVPGGIAGLSLVNATAGTHYGPTLLDVIRKGEAAALAATIASLPDLEVPDVLAGPDFGPLYQYPPKLWGVGLNYRRHADDLGVRQPNDAPGSYLRPPSTVIGYGDDILLPSQSQRVTAEAELGVVIGTTCRDVAPENAPSVIFGYTTVLDMTAEDVIRINPRHIPWAKAFDTFCSIGPWVVTPDEIPDLSAVRISTVVNGETIASNQVSSMMYDPYWLVGYFSGGMVLEAGTVIATGTPGAGVIEDGDTVEARVEGVGDLRNTVRLARPRPVAHS
- a CDS encoding alpha/beta fold hydrolase — its product is MTVSSTAQGRDGVRIAYQCTGVGPPLVLLAGQANNHHWWDAVREDFCDVRTTVTIDYRGTGDSDRPARGYSTKTFAEDVVAVLDDLGIDRADVYGTSMGGRVAQWLAARHARRVRALVLGCTSPGGEHGIERDANVRRSLAQSDQAASRRAVEELMYTPAYLAAHPGPHSTLGDPTMPAHARRGHRRASDGHDGWPLLPAITAPTLVMHGTDDRLNPTANAPLLAGRIPFARMRLISGARHAYFEEFRAVAGPLVLDFLTDRPDAVAASAG